The genomic stretch agaccagggttcaattccacccacgcatccccgtgcatgcgtgggttttctccgggtactccggtttcctcccacattccaaaaacatgctaggttaattggcgactccaaattatccataggtatgaatgtgagtgtgaatggttgtttgtctatatgtgccctgtgattggctggccaccagtccagggtgtaccccgcctctcgcccaaagacagctgggataggctccagcacccccgcgacccttgtgaggaaaagcggtagaaaatgaatgactgaatgttcTAAAAACTCAAAGGCACCTTACAGTAAAGCAAGAAAatgagtaaaacaaaaaaacagtacaacacagcagtaaaatacAGGAAACGTCAATCATTTGGAAGGATGATGTGAGGGTTAAACATTGAAAGCCAGTTTAAataggtttgtttgtttttctccatGACAGCAGATGACGTTACATCGGGTAATGACTTGAGAAAGAGTAGTCACTTGAGAAGACAAACTCACTTTTGCTGCAAAACCAAAATGGTTTACTTGTCCTTCAGTTTCAGGACACCCTCCAAGTGGCTGAGCAGACGGAACAAGCACTCTGGCATTGGGCCCTCACTCTTCAAGCCAAGGTGTCCCCCGCCTGCTCCTTGCGCTCTTACTCTAAAAAGCAATGTTGACAGCTCGTGTTGACGTGTTTTGGCAACCACGTTGCAGGTGCTGGATGGGTGGAGGCTGTGGGTCACAGAGCAGCGCAAGAAGAAGATTGAGGCGGTGGAAGCTGCTCAGGTCTACGGTGATCACATGTCCGACATCAAGCGGAGCCAAAGGCGGCACGACGAAGAAGCAGTGCGTTTATGGTTTACGTCTGAAAAAGTAACAATTTTATACACTGTGCATATTTTTTACAGCGATGGCTGCGTATTCAGAGCGTGGTGAGGTATTGTTTCATGAGGTGGAAGCAACGAGCTCTTTGCAAACCACTCGCAGCGCAACCACTGACCACGAAGGTGACATTCTGTGTCACTGACTTGAAAAAGGATTCTCCAGCTGACTGCGACGCAGACGTCCTGGACCTGTGAGTTCAGCAAATGACTTTTGAATATTCTTAACACATTCATAtatgcttctttttttccagAACATCTCCAATCATACGACGACAGCCTCGTCGCTGCACGGAACTGTTTGAGCCTCCTTTGAATGTTTTACAATATGAAGGGTAtgcaatatttgttattttttttaggcaAGGCAAGTTAATTTGTATAATGAATTTGATCCACAAAGCTATGAAATGCcatttacattttgtactttttatgtCCAGCACACTTTTGGCTTCCCCAAGACTCTCGGAGCACAGTTGCCCCTCACAGAAATATCTTCCTGCACTGTTTTCTACCTCCCTCCGTCATCCTTCCATCCCTTTCCCTGCCGCACATCAAATGGGAGATGAATGGGATGTGTCCCTTAAGAAAATTCCACTTTCCACTGAGGACGCAACCCACACACCTCGTGACCTGCTACTGCCTCCTGCTGCGTTCATGAGCACAGAAAAGACGGTAATAATGACTTCTTCGTATTTGGCTTCACTGTCACCTTTCaccttatatttttatttaggaCATTTTGTTGGGAAATGGGAGCATACGTCTTCAAGACGTGCATCCGATTGCACCGAGTGGAGAAACTGATGAGCCGTCTTCGCTGATAATCGAGCTAAGGAGCATCCAACAGGACATGAGGAGTTTCCAGCAGGACAGGAAGCAACTCAGGTGAGCGCTTATGGACAGCAGTTTGCGTTGCTCTCGTACTGTTGTTGACTCTTTGGCTGCTCAGGCTCTGGCAGAGAACAAAAGATGTGTTGCAGTGTTGGCTGCAGACCAGCGGAAAAGATGAGGACGTGGATAAAAATTCAGTGTGTCAACAGATGAAGGAGGTAAACAAGAAAAGCAAATtagtaggcctgtcacaataaatcaattaaccccatgataaataaaaacaaacaataattttgcgtgtttgttttcctcctcgcTGTCTACCAAACAGGCTGAATGATGAAAGGGCTAAAGTTTATTGTTTTTGATATGTGtacttacattattatgtcatatattatcattacattCATGAAAAAATTGTTTATCGGCCATATTTGtcatcgtgacaggcctacaaATCAATGTCACTTTCCCCAAAtagatttggtgattttgatgCATGTTGACAGATGGAGGAGCGCATCGACAGACTGTCCCGTGAGCTGGAAAAACGAAGGCCCGCCATGCGCTTGCATGCAGAAAGAGTCCGACGTTTACAAACTGCCCTCGACTCCTCAGGTTTTTCTTCACTTTATAAGCAAGCGCAGATGTAAATAAATCACTTTGAGGAGTTTGGTCAAGATTGCCAACATGTACGCATTTGTTGTACTCGGCACGCATTGTCAGTTTTGTGATTACAGCTGTTTCGGTGTATTGTCAACATTGTAAAATTGCATGTCGCTTGTACATAACAAAGTACATTTTATTCTGCGTTACACTCTGTATACTGAATGGCAATAAAGCTTTATTTGAATTGATTTATTTAGAATATTGACAAGGGGTGCAGGATAATTACTGGGCTGATTATGTTGTCATATCGATGAATcccataacattaaaaatatccCTCCAATAACCAATAATAGAAAAGCTACAATGAGTCGAGTTTACATGTATTGTGTGGGTGAACAAATCAAGCACtcctttttttctcctgcctgtgatgTTAACATCATAACTTCCCCTGAACTAACTTGTGAAACATTCACTTTCCGAGGAAAATATGTagtgaaaagtgcaaaaaatttGCCAGGGACCTATGTGTCGTCACACCGACTGCTCGGTGTGTGTGTCCGAATACAATGCACCTTGCTCGGCCACGCCAAGTGGCGCCTCCCGCTCTATATTCTGGTTTTCCTGACCTCCATAGCGGCACACGGGCTGCTTGGCGCATGTGTCTGAATATAGTGCACCTTGTTGGGCCACAGCAGATGGCTCCTCCCGCTCTattactctggttctcctgatagtagtaaTGGGGTTGTAGTAGTAATTTCATATTTGATTAGCACATGTCAACAGGATCCATTGGTCAAATCCAAATTTGTTAgagtccttcttacctccaggtgtgcacaaactacagttaATCTAAATGAAAAAGTAGATATaaaaaagtgatgtatttatatAGTGGTCTTGAATGAGGCTTGGCTTATAATAACTGTTGGAGAATGAGGCCCTTAGCTTCAAAATGGGTGTTGTCCTGTTTACTACCGCTGTTAAATGCTTCCATTTGTGTGaagaaaaaataagtatttaCCCTGGGGCTGCTGTTGCACAGTTTTATTCCTCCCAGTGCGTTGGTGCCTCTCGTGCTTGGAACATGCAATGAAGGAATCCTGATGCTTTTGCTCTAAAACCATGTGTAGCATTCTTGTTCTCGTCAGACTACTAGGACACAATGAGAGGGATTTATGTCATCTTGCTGTTCGTCATTCTTGTCTGCTACACCTCGAGTAAGTgtaaagttgtttttatttgacacAATGTTGATTTACAATCAATACCGGACATAGTAAGGAAGACTAACATCTTATCACGGCAGCTAAGAAGGTGCGTTGGTGCACAGTGTCCGATCCTGAGCAGAGGAAGTGTGCGGAGATGACCAAATCCTTGCTGGCTGTGCTGCCTCCGGCCGCTATAGCCGCTTTTGCCAGACTCTCTTGCATCCGTGCGTCCAGCACCACTGACTGCATCAACAAAGTCAGGGTGAGCCACCACCAACTGCTTGTGATGAAAGTATCACATGGAGAGTTAATCATTCTTACATAGGTCGTCTGCTTTCAGGCCAATCGTGCAGATATAGTGACACTAGACGCAGGAGAAGTTTACTCTGCGATAAAGCAATTCGGCCTCCAAGCTGTTGCCAAGGAGATATACAGGGATGGTAAGTTTATTTCCTTTATTCATTTCCTTCCAAACTGCAGTCAGAATTGATACCTTGTGTCCCTCAGGAGATTGTGTTCTGTCTGTGGCTGTGGTGAGAAACAGGAGCTTGGATATAAGGTTCCTGCGAGGTCTCAGGAGTTGTCACAGTGGACTCCGATGGACGGCCGGATGGAGTCTTCCACTTGGCTTCCTGCTATCCCGGAACTACATGAGCTGGTCGAAGGAGAGGCCGCTTGCACAGGGTGATGATGAGTACAGTTTGTATGTACCTGACTATGCCGATATTGTTGAACATGAGTGCGTATGCAGGCATCGTACCTTGAGCTTTGACCCTGTGGTACATTTGGATTAATTGTAATTCCTTTTCTATTAGACGAGGAGGCGGTTTTCATGATTAAATTGGCTGGTGTGAGCAACTCCAATGATTAGTTGCCAACATTCGACCGTATGCAAGCTTTATATCCCGCCATTTACTGCTTTGAGTATGTCAGCTACACACACTAGTTACGTTTGTTGTCAAAGTGAAGGATTGACCCTTGTTCATCgcggttgattggttccagacccgaccgtgagaAATGATTTCCGCTAactaggattcaatattaataaacagtaAGATAAACATGTTTGTGACATTGTAAGtactggttttaacattatcagagccctgcaAACATGAGTTTTTTCACTATTATTCAATCACatactgcagggacataacagacggctgccgctagcatagcaagctagtgagctaactgGCTGCCCACTCCAATTGACTTATTCTAAAGTTAAGAAAGCCTTTCAAACGGAATGAGGAAGTCCTTAACTATGAACCTTTACATTATTACACTAGCTTTGTACTTTGCAACAACGTCTTTCTTGAATTTATTagcgtttctcaccttctttgtcaAAGTTCTGGAACTTGCCAGcacaaatatgtacaaatatgcTTAAAAGGAGCaaagaaaggagacagatactgagttgttcatcgttctgtgtgtgttccataagcaaataaaaccacacacacatcataaagatgattaaaggattTACTTGCtgaaatctgtctatagtgtcccaactccagaataaccactatccattccaaaaagccaaaaacctaccacttccacactgaataaggggataacttttttttttcacttttatctCAGCCTAGCATGTCCATCTCATCCTTGGCATTGGTTCCGTGTCAAATAGTTTGCTGTCTtaagaagacaaaaatgttttggcaTTGTTACTCCACAACACTGatgtggaaacaggagttcagaacatttctTGTTCTTCCCAGTAGAATTTGTTGCTCCAAAGCTCCATAGGCAACTTTTTCATAATGCTACACTGACTTGTTTATCTCCGCTCGGGCAGACGTCAGCAGCTTTTTCAATGCCAGCTGTGTTCCTGGATCTGCTGCCATGGCGCCACATCTGTGTGCGTTGTGCCAAGGCCAGAAGTCTTACATACGCCAAAAGAACTACCACTGTGAGACGTCCCACGGCGAACCGTTCTACAACAGCCAAGGTGCCCTCAGGTCAGATACGATACAGTGTAAAGCTAATTAGGATagatatatataattttaactCTGCTTTTGCTGGGCATCAGATGTCTGAAAAGCGGTGCAGGGGATGTTGCATTTGTGGACCACTTGGCACTTGAAAGTATTGGGAGTAAGTATTACAATATGAtttaattctaattattattattaaaaacccACATAATCGGTCCTGTCAGGCGGCGAAACGGACACATTGAGATTACTGTGCACAGACGGCACACAAGCTCCTCTCAGCCGCTACAACACATGTCATCTGGGACGTGGCCCGGGTGCTGGCGTGGTTACACGATACAGCTTTCGCAACGTGGCTCGCAAATTTCTCCTCATGCTCCAGGTATTCTTTATTTACTCTGTTGCACAACAAATGTAAGATTTACAAGTCCATTttacagaaatgtttttttttaaaaacatttggcATTTGACTGCAGAATTTTAAAACACCTTTTATAGCCATCGTAGTGTGTTGCATAATATAAATTCTCCAATTAACGCCTCTCGAAAGATGTTGTTTGGCCGTCAAGGACGACAGAGACACCTCTTCCAACTCTTTGACTCATCACCTTTTGGGGGAAGTGACCTTCTTTTCAAAGACGCCACATCCAAAGTGGCTGTTCTACCCGACGGCGTGGACGTCAGTCAAGTGTTGGGACAGGATTATGTTGCACTGCTCAAAGGTCTTGGACATGAAGGTGCTTGCTCCTTGAGTGTGTGTGGTCCTTGGCGTTCCTATCTTTGtgaccatgtgtgtgtgcgtgtgtgtaggGAGCTCCCTGGACGACAGTGTTGTGCGATGGTGCTGCATCAGCCACACAGAGGAGAAAAAATGTGAGCAGTGGGCGTTGAGTATAGAGGCAGCCCCGctggtgtgtgtgagagcgGCGTCCATGCGGGAGTGTGTGGAGAAGATTAAGGTGAGTTCATGTAAGCAGCATATTGCTTATTGTCATATGTAGATACATAATTGATTGTCATTTGCTTCCAGAGGGACGAGGTGGATGCTGTCTCTCTTGATGCAACACACGTATTCTTTGCAGAAAAATGTGGCCTCGTCCCAGTAGTAACAGAATATTACGGTAAATGTCCTCCGTTATATGAGCTATATATGCCAAAGGGCCTGTTTCATGGTATTTCAACCATTTGATCTCACAATTGTGGGATCTGTCAAGGAAGTCTAGGTTGCAGTGTCGTCAGTAGAAGTCAGTGTTACAAAAAACTCTGTAAAACAAAGCGTTCGGTGCtcaattccaaatgcacaaacctcattatcttatGTGTTAGCATCGTTTTAACACGGTAAtacaacatttcaacatttataggtcagaaaagatgaaaagcataataggtcccctttgaggAGTGGGTGCTAACATTATAGACTCACATTGTatcagcaacatcatgctaggctaacctatttgctgaagaaaaactcatgtctgtagcagctaggagaccagggttcaattccaccctcggccatctctgtgtggagtttgcatgttctccccgtgcatgcgtgggttttctccgggtactccggtttcctcccacattccaaaaacatgctaggttaatt from Doryrhamphus excisus isolate RoL2022-K1 chromosome 1, RoL_Dexc_1.0, whole genome shotgun sequence encodes the following:
- the sxph gene encoding saxiphilin-like; its protein translation is MRGIYVILLFVILVCYTSTKKVRWCTVSDPEQRKCAEMTKSLLAVLPPAAIAAFARLSCIRASSTTDCINKVRANRADIVTLDAGEVYSAIKQFGLQAVAKEIYRDGDCVLSVAVVRNRSLDIRFLRGLRSCHSGLRWTAGWSLPLGFLLSRNYMSWSKERPLAQDVSSFFNASCVPGSAAMAPHLCALCQGQKSYIRQKNYHCETSHGEPFYNSQGALRCLKSGAGDVAFVDHLALESIGSGETDTLRLLCTDGTQAPLSRYNTCHLGRGPGAGVVTRYSFRNVARKFLLMLQMLFGRQGRQRHLFQLFDSSPFGGSDLLFKDATSKVAVLPDGVDVSQVLGQDYVALLKGLGHEGSSLDDSVVRWCCISHTEEKKCEQWALSIEAAPLVCVRAASMRECVEKIKRDEVDAVSLDATHVFFAEKCGLVPVVTEYYGREYNGSTHLERDGRTKVLPPVVGVALSKRSSRSITMGNLGGRRSCHGHMYSPAGWLLPHAHMLSRAGNGSSATCGPHQVYSHVFWKGCLPGSQGNLCKVCIGGTGEAASKRCADNHNERYYGNMGALRCLVGDPSGKSYGDVAFLEHHNLQDNILSLTSSGWAQGWTSSDFELLCADGRRASLSEWESCNLGVIPPNTIVTRPVLTARVQCFLMKSQETLAPNTNSHFKLFESHLYGESDLLFKDATRSFVHTSHMDYRSILGEEFYNRVEAAFNCTQSADILKLCSQDMCSTV